One Streptomyces hundungensis DNA segment encodes these proteins:
- a CDS encoding penicillin acylase family protein, translating to MARRRWTARLPMAVMAVVAVISTMTAAGASGSAAATGTSGAVPAGGPGPDKPTIRYTEYGIPHIIASNWEGLGTGYGYAVAKDNICTLADTYLMVNAQRSRYLGADGKASPGENQSTTNLNSDLYFQRINDNRVVERLLDQPAPNGPEPQVKEAIRGYVQGYNRYLAETGVNNITDPACRGAAWVRPITELDVYRHAHAEIIMGSADPLLEGEVNAQPAVPTSAAPKPSSAAPKPSSAAPKTPPAGAPLSPEETAKRIRDAMAAARQQSMGSNALAVGSQGVSGGTGMLLANPHFPWQGKNRMWQSQLTIPGVANVSGASLLGFPAINIGHNDDVAWSHTIATVAPFGLFDVQVDPLNPTNYLVDGAWQKMTSQQVTVDIRNADGSLGKVTRTLWSTRYGPITTSIQGQALPWVVSAHAVRDVNMDNLRALNTWFHLDQATDVHDVVHTLESTEGVPFFNTVATDRKGNALYADIQATPNITDEHAASCLTLTGKILFSQQLRLPNVPPISIFDGKRSACDWPDDPNAVAPGLLDPHKQPRLIRSDFVGNANDSAWLANPEQPLSFPRVMGDTAAPRSLRTQELILTAQNRIDGTDGLPGRGFTPENMRQLLFADNSRAADLALNATVSMCQSAPFGFILVDGTLVNVSEACPILAAWKDHNYTSDSRGSWLFETYWALLVGRDAIEKLPWRVPFDPKDPVHTPNSLDSGSSAVRDAFGRAVIALRKAGVPLNARLSDVQKVTRNGEQIPIHGSISELGVLNVVTPGMVDGKLDIVFGSSFVQQVKFTADGPPQASSVLTYSQSADPTSPHYADQTKLFSAGQWVTERFTEDQISASPALEVKVLD from the coding sequence ATGGCGCGGAGGAGATGGACAGCGAGGCTGCCGATGGCAGTCATGGCCGTGGTGGCGGTGATCAGCACGATGACGGCCGCGGGAGCCTCCGGCTCCGCTGCGGCCACCGGGACGTCCGGCGCCGTACCGGCCGGCGGGCCGGGGCCGGACAAGCCGACGATCCGCTACACCGAATACGGGATCCCGCACATCATCGCCTCGAACTGGGAGGGTCTGGGAACGGGCTACGGGTACGCCGTGGCCAAGGACAACATCTGCACCCTGGCCGACACCTATCTGATGGTCAACGCCCAGAGGTCCCGCTACCTGGGTGCCGACGGCAAGGCGAGTCCCGGCGAGAACCAGAGCACCACCAACCTCAACAGTGACCTGTACTTCCAGCGGATCAACGACAACCGCGTGGTGGAGCGGCTGCTCGACCAGCCCGCCCCCAACGGACCGGAGCCGCAGGTCAAGGAGGCCATTCGCGGCTACGTCCAGGGATACAACCGGTACCTGGCCGAGACGGGCGTCAACAACATCACCGACCCGGCCTGCCGCGGCGCGGCCTGGGTGCGGCCGATCACGGAGCTCGACGTCTACCGGCACGCGCACGCCGAGATCATCATGGGCAGCGCCGACCCCCTGCTGGAGGGCGAGGTCAACGCCCAGCCGGCCGTGCCGACTTCGGCCGCACCGAAGCCGTCGTCCGCCGCACCGAAGCCGTCGTCGGCCGCACCGAAAACCCCCCCGGCGGGCGCGCCCCTCTCGCCGGAGGAGACCGCGAAGAGGATCCGCGACGCGATGGCCGCCGCCCGACAGCAGAGCATGGGCAGCAACGCGTTGGCGGTGGGCTCACAGGGCGTGTCCGGCGGCACCGGCATGCTGCTCGCCAACCCGCACTTCCCCTGGCAGGGGAAGAACCGGATGTGGCAGAGCCAACTGACGATTCCGGGCGTGGCCAATGTGTCCGGGGCCAGTCTGCTCGGATTCCCGGCGATCAACATCGGTCACAACGACGACGTCGCCTGGAGCCACACCATCGCCACGGTGGCCCCGTTCGGCCTGTTCGACGTGCAGGTGGATCCGCTGAACCCGACCAACTACCTGGTCGACGGCGCCTGGCAGAAAATGACCTCGCAGCAGGTCACCGTCGACATACGGAACGCGGACGGCTCCCTGGGCAAGGTCACCAGAACGCTCTGGTCCACCCGCTACGGCCCGATCACCACCTCGATCCAGGGACAGGCGCTGCCCTGGGTGGTGAGCGCACACGCGGTCCGCGACGTGAACATGGACAACCTGCGGGCGCTCAACACCTGGTTCCACCTTGACCAGGCCACCGATGTCCACGACGTGGTGCACACCCTGGAGTCCACGGAAGGCGTCCCGTTCTTCAACACGGTCGCCACCGACCGCAAGGGCAACGCCCTGTACGCGGACATCCAGGCCACTCCGAACATCACCGACGAACACGCGGCGTCATGCCTCACCCTGACCGGGAAGATCCTGTTCAGCCAGCAACTGCGGCTGCCGAACGTGCCGCCGATCTCCATCTTCGACGGCAAGCGCAGTGCGTGTGACTGGCCCGACGACCCGAACGCGGTCGCGCCGGGCCTCCTCGACCCGCACAAACAACCACGCCTGATCCGGTCCGACTTCGTGGGCAACGCCAACGACAGCGCCTGGCTCGCCAACCCGGAGCAACCCCTGTCCTTCCCCCGGGTCATGGGGGACACCGCGGCGCCCCGGTCGCTGCGCACCCAGGAGCTGATCCTGACCGCGCAGAACCGCATCGACGGCACCGACGGCCTGCCGGGCAGAGGCTTCACACCGGAGAACATGCGGCAGTTGCTCTTCGCCGACAACAGCAGGGCCGCGGATCTGGCTCTCAACGCGACGGTGTCGATGTGCCAGAGCGCCCCCTTCGGCTTCATCCTGGTGGACGGCACCCTCGTCAACGTCAGCGAGGCATGTCCGATCCTGGCCGCGTGGAAGGACCACAACTACACGTCGGACAGTCGGGGTTCATGGCTGTTCGAGACCTACTGGGCCCTCCTCGTCGGGCGGGACGCCATCGAGAAGCTGCCGTGGCGGGTCCCCTTCGACCCCAAGGACCCGGTCCACACGCCCAATTCGCTGGACTCCGGCAGCTCCGCCGTACGCGACGCGTTCGGGCGGGCGGTGATCGCGCTCCGCAAGGCGGGTGTTCCGCTCAACGCGCGTCTGTCGGACGTCCAGAAGGTCACCCGCAACGGAGAGCAGATCCCGATCCACGGCTCGATCAGTGAGCTGGGCGTGCTCAACGTGGTCACTCCCGGCATGGTGGACGGCAAGCTGGACATCGTCTTCGGATCCAGTTTTGTCCAGCAGGTGAAGTTCACCGCCGACGGGCCGCCGCAGGCATCCTCGGTCCTGACCTACTCCCAGTCGGCGGACCCGACTTCGCCGCACTATGCCGATCAGACCAAACTGTTCTCGGCCGGCCAATGGGTGACCGAACGGTTCACCGAGGACCAGATCTCCGCCTCGCCGGCCCTGGAGGTCAAGGTGCTGGACTGA
- a CDS encoding alpha/beta hydrolase, with the protein MKKSSRWRMMVALAATLVGMALPVGTAQAAGPTAPPPLTDGFGLTQVDTSTGTPTNFNLTVTTPEVAGKHHIKIILPSGYYDDPTRRYPVLYFLHGSPDDPVQQNYPAFGTTDKMITVIPDGGARGWYANWLNQRTAAGAQNWENFHLKQVIPFIDANLRTIASKKTRAIAGVSMGGFGALHYAQDRPDLFSQTASLSGDIDLSVDSMDLRLAVVASLIDAQGTVCGSSSGICDPNVDPYKPGVDSDALFGSPYPIFNADRVWNQVDPSQHMDKLANVGVSIYVGNGHGSVTDPEFWLEGASKHVKDRMDALGMSYHYVDYGDGAAWGTQCNGGHNGGCWDQDLRDLIPRLERSFAS; encoded by the coding sequence ATGAAGAAATCGAGTCGATGGCGAATGATGGTGGCCCTGGCGGCCACCCTGGTGGGAATGGCCCTGCCGGTCGGTACGGCACAGGCGGCCGGCCCCACCGCGCCGCCACCGTTGACGGACGGGTTCGGCCTGACCCAGGTCGACACGTCGACCGGCACTCCCACCAACTTCAACCTGACCGTGACCACGCCCGAGGTCGCGGGCAAGCACCACATCAAGATCATTCTGCCGAGCGGGTACTACGACGACCCGACCCGGCGCTACCCGGTGCTGTACTTCCTGCACGGCTCTCCCGACGACCCCGTACAGCAGAACTATCCGGCGTTCGGCACCACCGACAAGATGATCACGGTCATCCCGGACGGCGGCGCCCGCGGCTGGTATGCCAACTGGCTGAACCAGCGGACCGCGGCCGGGGCCCAGAACTGGGAGAACTTCCACCTCAAGCAGGTCATTCCGTTCATCGACGCCAACCTGCGGACCATCGCCTCCAAGAAGACACGGGCCATCGCCGGCGTCTCCATGGGCGGCTTCGGAGCACTCCACTACGCCCAGGACCGTCCCGACCTGTTCAGCCAGACGGCGTCCTTGTCCGGCGACATCGATCTGTCGGTCGACTCCATGGACCTGCGACTGGCCGTCGTCGCCTCGCTGATCGACGCCCAGGGCACGGTGTGCGGTTCGTCGTCCGGCATCTGTGACCCGAACGTCGACCCGTACAAGCCGGGCGTGGACAGTGACGCACTGTTCGGCTCGCCCTACCCGATCTTCAACGCCGACCGGGTGTGGAACCAGGTCGACCCGTCCCAGCACATGGACAAGCTCGCCAATGTCGGTGTCTCGATCTATGTGGGCAACGGACATGGCTCGGTGACCGACCCGGAGTTCTGGCTCGAAGGGGCGTCGAAGCACGTCAAGGACCGCATGGACGCCCTGGGGATGTCGTACCACTACGTCGACTACGGCGACGGAGCCGCCTGGGGTACGCAGTGCAACGGCGGCCACAACGGCGGCTGCTGGGACCAGGACCTCCGCGACCTGATCCCGAGGCTGGAAAGGTCCTTCGCCTCCTGA
- a CDS encoding TetR family transcriptional regulator, with protein MATRVRRTPEEARRQILEAAAKLLAAGGPAAVRVRAVAAEVGVSDAAVNHHFGTREQLLSALLRFGGATLKSELHAALEGWSEGAADPAELVRVLAALYAGGYAELALALRQLGWRDTGSGLLDEVVDRLHAQALANCAARDRTAPTREAVQLAVAAVHQAVATEPLFGDEFRRSVGLDADARDRVLDWWVETLRAVVAG; from the coding sequence ATGGCTACCCGAGTACGACGCACACCCGAAGAGGCCAGGCGGCAGATCCTGGAGGCGGCCGCCAAGCTGCTCGCCGCGGGCGGCCCGGCGGCCGTGCGGGTACGCGCCGTGGCCGCCGAGGTCGGCGTCTCCGACGCCGCGGTCAACCACCATTTCGGCACCCGTGAGCAGTTGCTGTCGGCCCTGCTGCGGTTCGGCGGGGCGACCCTCAAGTCCGAGCTGCACGCGGCCCTCGAAGGGTGGTCCGAGGGTGCGGCCGACCCGGCCGAGCTGGTCCGGGTACTGGCCGCCCTCTACGCCGGCGGCTACGCCGAACTCGCCCTGGCGCTGCGCCAGTTGGGCTGGCGCGACACCGGGAGCGGGCTGCTCGACGAGGTCGTCGACCGCCTGCACGCCCAGGCCCTGGCCAACTGCGCGGCGCGCGACCGCACGGCCCCGACCCGCGAGGCGGTCCAGCTCGCGGTTGCCGCGGTGCATCAAGCGGTCGCCACCGAGCCCCTGTTCGGCGACGAGTTCCGCAGGAGCGTGGGCCTCGACGCGGACGCGCGCGACCGCGTGCTCGACTGGTGGGTCGAGACCCTGCGCGCGGTGGTCGCCGGATGA
- a CDS encoding alpha/beta fold hydrolase, giving the protein MGGGRTVLSTAELAAALGVKIHAPEPPTEIFYTRAGRRLHGLDWGGTGPGVLLLHGGGLSAHTWDFVCLGLRGVARLVALDLRGHGDSDWSDDYRVATMADDVIAAADHLGLARVGLVGMSLGGVVAAHVADTHPGRVERVALIDVAPGVDFESTGRMRAFMAGLRPVAGLDAVVDAALLVNPKADRASVAHRMSTLFRRAPDGVWVPKGDPRPPDFPAILAAIEQLPTRLARVPVLLVRGGRSKVLAQSTAERLVEQLPDGELVVVPDAGHNVQEDNPAALIPALRAFLTR; this is encoded by the coding sequence ATGGGTGGCGGGCGTACGGTTCTGTCGACGGCCGAGCTGGCTGCGGCGCTGGGGGTGAAGATCCATGCGCCGGAGCCGCCGACCGAGATTTTCTACACCCGGGCGGGCCGCCGGCTGCACGGACTGGACTGGGGCGGGACGGGCCCCGGTGTTCTGCTGCTGCACGGGGGCGGACTGAGCGCACACACCTGGGACTTCGTGTGCCTGGGTCTGCGTGGGGTGGCGCGCCTGGTGGCTCTGGACCTGCGCGGCCACGGCGACAGCGACTGGTCCGACGACTACCGCGTCGCCACGATGGCCGACGACGTCATCGCCGCGGCCGACCACTTGGGCTTGGCTCGTGTGGGCCTTGTCGGCATGTCGCTCGGTGGTGTGGTGGCCGCCCATGTGGCCGATACCCATCCCGGCCGCGTCGAGCGGGTGGCGCTGATCGACGTCGCCCCCGGAGTCGACTTCGAGAGCACCGGACGGATGCGGGCATTCATGGCGGGCCTCCGCCCGGTAGCCGGACTCGACGCGGTGGTGGACGCCGCGCTGCTGGTCAACCCGAAGGCCGACCGGGCAAGCGTCGCCCATCGGATGAGCACCCTGTTCCGCCGTGCCCCCGACGGTGTCTGGGTGCCGAAGGGCGACCCGCGCCCGCCCGACTTCCCCGCGATCCTCGCCGCCATCGAGCAGCTCCCCACCCGGCTCGCCCGGGTGCCGGTGCTGCTCGTGCGCGGCGGACGCAGCAAAGTGCTCGCGCAGTCCACCGCGGAACGCCTGGTCGAGCAGCTTCCGGACGGCGAACTCGTGGTGGTGCCGGACGCGGGACACAACGTGCAGGAGGACAACCCGGCCGCCCTGATCCCGGCCCTGCGCGCCTTTCTGACGCGCTGA
- a CDS encoding endo-beta-N-acetylglucosaminidase H, translated as MRIFDRSRVRTAALAFIAAAALVGGGTVSTHAAVAPAKKGPTSVAYIEVNSNSMLNAGKYKLANGGGNVFDVAVIFAANINYDTTKKSAYLYFNDNVQRVLDNVQTQIRPLQAKGIKVMLSILGNHQGAGFANFSSKTAATAFAKQLSDAVSKYGLDGIDFDDEYAEYGNNGTGQPNSSSFVYLVSALRANMPGKLISLYNIGPAASRLSYGGVNISSMFNYAWNPYYGTWGVPGIALPKSALSPAAIDFAATSSSTAAALAKRTVGEGYGVYLTYNLDGLDRHTYVSAFTQQLYGSDAVYTP; from the coding sequence ATGCGCATCTTCGACCGGAGCAGAGTGCGGACGGCCGCGCTCGCGTTCATAGCGGCTGCGGCACTGGTGGGCGGAGGAACGGTGTCCACCCATGCGGCGGTGGCGCCCGCCAAGAAGGGACCGACCTCGGTGGCCTATATCGAGGTGAACAGCAACAGCATGCTCAACGCCGGCAAGTACAAGCTGGCCAACGGCGGCGGCAACGTGTTCGACGTGGCCGTCATCTTCGCGGCCAACATCAACTACGACACGACCAAGAAGTCGGCTTACCTGTACTTCAACGACAACGTGCAGCGGGTCCTCGACAACGTCCAGACCCAGATCCGCCCGCTCCAGGCCAAGGGCATCAAGGTGATGTTGTCGATCCTCGGCAACCATCAGGGCGCCGGCTTCGCCAACTTCTCCTCCAAGACCGCGGCCACGGCGTTCGCCAAGCAACTGTCGGACGCCGTGAGCAAGTACGGCCTCGACGGCATCGACTTCGACGACGAATACGCCGAGTACGGCAACAACGGCACCGGCCAGCCCAACAGCAGCTCGTTCGTGTACTTGGTGTCCGCACTGCGCGCGAACATGCCCGGCAAGCTGATCTCGCTCTACAACATCGGGCCCGCGGCATCGCGGCTGTCCTACGGTGGCGTGAACATCTCGTCCATGTTCAACTACGCCTGGAACCCGTACTACGGCACCTGGGGCGTCCCGGGCATCGCGCTGCCCAAGTCCGCCCTGTCACCGGCGGCCATCGACTTCGCGGCCACCTCGTCGAGCACCGCCGCCGCCCTGGCCAAGCGGACGGTCGGCGAAGGATACGGCGTGTACCTCACGTACAACCTCGACGGTCTTGACCGACACACCTATGTCTCGGCCTTCACCCAGCAGTTGTACGGAAGCGACGCCGTCTACACCCCGTAA
- a CDS encoding AMP-binding protein has product MTSLLKGCTPWPEEFVDRYWAAGHWRGTTLDSLLRDWALEYGPRTALVHGDTRITYANLNRSVNRMAAAFRMRGLRPGQRVVVQLPNVPERVITVFALMRAGVVPVLCALSHREPQVPEIVRITQAIGYVGPATHQGFDHMAMAESIAAQWPFLRRVFTLEEPGASSPYGGLTTDPSGCQYSSLGSLDSPPGPALALSADQVALFLLSGDVSEAPRIVPRTHNDYAYQARAAAESVSLTAQDVYLAALPPDGPVAFGGPGIVGALSAGATVVLVDGPEPAACLALIERERVTVAAVPALGVGTWLDVLPAVQAELRDLRLVQVVGVDLSPESAGRLGVELGCRLQRVVDLPEGLLLLTRPDDPRRTVLHTHGRALSPDDEIRVVDAEGTEVPDGEPGELLVRGPYAVRGYYRAPDQNARSFTGQGHFRTGVLAARNADGTLVLVGGAFPPTRP; this is encoded by the coding sequence ATGACCTCCCTGCTCAAGGGCTGCACACCGTGGCCGGAAGAATTCGTCGACCGGTACTGGGCGGCCGGGCACTGGCGCGGCACCACGCTGGACAGCCTGCTGCGCGACTGGGCGTTGGAGTACGGTCCACGGACCGCACTGGTGCACGGGGACACCCGCATCACCTACGCGAACCTGAACCGGAGCGTGAACCGGATGGCGGCCGCGTTCCGGATGCGGGGACTGCGGCCCGGGCAACGGGTCGTCGTCCAGCTGCCGAACGTTCCCGAACGCGTCATCACCGTCTTCGCCCTGATGCGCGCCGGAGTGGTCCCGGTCCTCTGCGCGCTCTCGCACCGTGAGCCGCAGGTGCCGGAGATCGTGCGGATCACCCAGGCCATCGGATACGTCGGCCCGGCGACGCACCAGGGCTTCGACCACATGGCCATGGCGGAGAGCATCGCGGCCCAATGGCCTTTCCTACGGCGGGTGTTCACCCTGGAGGAGCCGGGCGCGTCCTCCCCGTACGGGGGTCTCACGACCGATCCGTCGGGGTGTCAGTACTCGTCGCTCGGCTCGCTCGACTCGCCGCCCGGTCCGGCGCTCGCGCTGAGCGCGGACCAAGTGGCGCTGTTCCTGCTCTCCGGGGACGTCAGCGAGGCGCCCCGGATCGTTCCGCGCACCCACAACGACTACGCCTACCAGGCGCGGGCCGCCGCCGAGTCGGTGTCGCTCACCGCGCAGGACGTGTATCTCGCCGCGTTGCCACCCGACGGCCCTGTCGCCTTCGGAGGCCCGGGGATCGTCGGCGCGCTGTCGGCCGGAGCCACCGTGGTCCTGGTCGACGGCCCGGAACCCGCCGCCTGTCTCGCGCTCATCGAGCGGGAGCGCGTGACCGTCGCAGCGGTGCCGGCCCTCGGCGTGGGGACTTGGCTCGACGTACTCCCCGCGGTCCAGGCCGAGTTGAGGGACCTGCGACTCGTGCAAGTCGTCGGCGTGGACCTGTCGCCGGAATCCGCCGGGCGGTTGGGCGTCGAGCTGGGTTGTCGCCTTCAGCGGGTCGTCGACCTGCCCGAGGGGCTGCTTCTGCTCACCCGGCCCGATGATCCGAGGCGCACCGTGCTTCATACTCACGGCCGCGCGCTGTCGCCCGACGACGAGATTCGTGTCGTCGACGCGGAGGGCACGGAGGTGCCCGACGGTGAACCGGGCGAGCTCCTCGTGCGGGGTCCGTACGCGGTGCGGGGCTACTATCGGGCGCCCGACCAGAACGCCCGCTCCTTCACTGGCCAGGGGCACTTCCGTACGGGTGTCCTCGCGGCGCGGAACGCGGACGGCACGCTGGTGTTGGTGGGGGGCGCCTTCCCACCCACCCGCCCGTAA